The nucleotide sequence AAGATGCAAAATTCAGAATTTATAGAGCAAAAGCATAGAAAAAAGACAATGTTAGCTCTATTACAAAAGGTCTAGTCTAAAGTTAAGGAGCTACAAAGTCCAAAAAATCTTCAGGGGACAGATTACTCCAACTACAAGGACTTCTTAAACATCTAGCCTTAAGAATGTAGTTTGGAGTAGTAATGCCTTCAAAGCATCTAGTGTTTCGTTCTGTCCAGACACACTAGGAAATACAACCAGGAATCATCCTCCAAACTGTCCTGATTGATTTCCCAACCCTACATGAACTCCAACTAACCAGGGCATCTTTAACACTCTCAGGCATAACCCAGTTAAGACCAAAAGCTGAGATGAACATGTTCCATACATATGCAACTGCTGTACAATGTAAAAAAAGATGTCCATCAGTCTCTAAGGCATGCTGACACATGTAGCATGTGTTGATTGTGGGGATGCTTCTTCTGCTAAGATTGTCTTGAGTTAGCGAGGCTTCATAGAGGGCTATCCGCTATCCAACTAAAGTTTAACGGAGAGCAAGGTCGTTCAATTTCGGAGGTGATAAAGCCATCAGGAAGATATGATTTATGATCCCTGCAGTATTTTTTGGCTTGTTTGGACGAAAGGAACCACAGCAGTTCTGACAGAATCTCAACTCCAAACCACTCCCCAAAATCTAGATGTGATCTATTTGCTAGAGCACCCTAACCCTGTAAATAGCACTGATCATTTTCCGGACTAATCTTAGCATAGTTTCTTTTGATGAATTGGAGCTAACACAAATTCTCTTTTCTACCTTTTCCACCTTCTTAATACCATTTAATGAAACTTATTACTTCATCAAATAAATGCATCAATTGCTATTAAAAAAATCATAACAATAACTAACGAGCTTCTTGGCTGAACTATGGCTAGTAAATGCAACTTCCGAACACTAAATTCATCTTCAACTTATTACTTCATCAAATAGATGCATCAATTGCTATAAAAAAAAGTCATGACAATAATAAGCGAGCTTCTTAGCTGAACTAAGGTAAGTAAAGTCAATTTCAAAACACTAAATTCATCATCAAAGTTCCTTGTACTGAAAATGCAGATTTCAAGCAGTATATAAAAGCGCGAACCTTTAATGAGATCGAGGTTCAACTCACGAACGGGAAGCATGAGTACAGTGCGAGAGAGATCGACAGAAGCGAAGAGCGAAGAACCGGCGTGGTGATTGAGAGTAGCGAGGCGAGATCCGAACGGGACGCCAGATAGATCGTACTGAACGAGCCGGTAAACGTCGACGACTGTGATGGCATCGCACAGGTCGACGCACGCAACGAGGACTAACACCAATGCGACTACTGGATAGTAGACGGGATCCAATACGGCCGCCGGCCTTCTCTGAGAATTCGCCATTGAAGAATGGCTGCAGAACTCTCTGTGTGTGTGGGTGAGAGGGTTTTGATGGATTGATCTGAAAATATATTAAAGAAGGCAGCGTAGTGTGATGGAGTGTCTGTCTGACACTAGGAAGGGTGAAGTTGACGAAGATAATagtaaaagaaaacaaataaataatgaatGCATGTAATAAAAATGAAACTATTGGTGGGTGAAAATCATGATTTGAAGTATTTTAAATTATTGttggttttaaattaataatttattatatatatatttaataaatttttaaaataaatagtaTAAAGTTTAGACAAAAGCTACTAGAATTGGCCGAATTCATATACGATATACTTGCTCCTCCCCTGATCGAAGCTAACGAGTTGTTCCAACGGAtacaaaaacaaaaggaaaaaaataatgtGCGGGGTGGTAGGGGCAGTGGGGTGGGGTGGGTGTGTGGggtgcaaaaaaataaaaaaacagaaatttaaaaattacaaaaaaaaaggtaaaaaaaacctTTTTTTGTGCGAGGGGGTGGGGCTGGGGTTTGGCGGGTTGAGTGGTgcagaaaaaaaacagaaatttaaaattacaaaaaaaagagtaaaaattaattttttttttttagggttGGTGGTGaaggaaagaaactgaaatttgaaagaaaaaaaaacctttttagAGAGAGGGTTGGGAtgtggggtgggttggtgaggaTGGGGAACTGGTGAGATTATAAGGGTGGCAAGCGGGGCGGGCCTAGATGGTCCGGTTCTAAGTGGGCCCGGGCTTTGTGGGCCGGACTTAAACGGTCCCGGACTTCGTGGGCTTTTGGGTGTAACcagaccgggaccacgaactaatggTCCCGGGCTATGTGAGTCGGGCCCGGGCCTAAGTGGGCTTtgactatttttaaaaaaaaaattaatctaaggtaatttcttgtaaattatatagcttatatatatatatacacacacacacactctatATAATTTagataatttacaagaaattgccttatatagtatattgccttatataagattgtatatatagtagtatagTATTATAGATATACtaagtatatagtatataagctatattcgaatTTCGATATATATTAAGacgtatatatatattaagatgaACTCGGTATCAAAGCtacaaattaaagtttacatttaatacttcaaattaaagttcaatgccttcaacataatacttcaaattaatctaacaaactaaaacattaagcataatacgtctaataattttaaaataacacaaattgtctcaaatcaacttaaaatcttaaatacgaatGTCTGGAGAACGCGCAAGACAACTCTGTATATGCCTCCTTAAATAGCGCGTGTCCTTCAATTTTGGAAGATGAGTGTAGactcgaccacagttcttgcactttattatgtaaacttcttcattttcttctaccatattaAAGTGTTCCAAAACAAATGGGCGTCATCTAGAATCACcgggcatgatttaacttgaattaagaatttgagtttgagaaatgagcgatgagtgaagacttgaatacttcaatttgagtttgagaaatgagagagattgatgattttgtgagaaaaataaaagaatgggGTGGAGGGTATTTATaattgaaaatagggaaaaagtgtaattataaaaagtctggggttaaaacaaagttgggggtgggttaaatggctattttagaaAGCCCAAACGACTATTTTTGCAGGCCAATGGCCATTTTTTAAATGTTGCAACGACCAaaaaaaattttggattttttttaaaaaaaaaagtagtcGTTGAGCCCGTTTAGgaccggttgaaccggcccacttaggacccgGTCTCGGGCCCAAACGGTCTCGGGCCTAACGGGCTTCTCAATGAACCGGCCCAACTGAGTCTCAAGCCCCCTGGTCCCGGGCTTAAACGGGTAGGCCCTTTTAGGCCCACTACCTATATGGCTCGCGGGCCTGGGCCGGCCCGCGACTAActggcccacttgccacccttaggtgggaaggttgagaaggggttttgaaaaatattttcccttctcttgacgAGGAAAACATTTTCTCTAATTGGAGGgaaatgagttcataaggaaaatatttttcaaaacatttaagccaaccagaCATGGGAAAATtggaaatattttccttcgtaccaaacactaGAGTGTtgatggttttgaaaatttgagtttACAATTTTGTTAAAGATTTTTATTAAAACGTCTACATTCTATTTCACATAAACATATCAAGATTTGTTACATCCTCTTTGCAATTATTATCTAGGCATGTAAATGAAGTGGTAAACAGGGCGTTATTGAATGAATAAAAGAGAGTTTAAGAGAGTGATTCAAGTAgttattttggttatttttccTTCCCCAACTGCACCTATAAAAGCAACTAAAAGAATACAGAGTATTAACTAGGCAGTTTATTTATTCTCAATAAAAATTTTGCTTAATTCTTATCTAGATTTACGACCAAAATTCTAATAGCGTGATGATATAAAACAAATATGTGAAGTTTGTAATTAACTTTAGTTGACGCTTTAGTTCAAAATAATTTCCACTTTATaaattcaagactaaatttgTTAGTTGTTTCCATATCcttacaacaataacaataacgacccagtaaaatctcacaagtagagtctggagagggtagtgtgtacgcagaccttatcccaaCCCCGAaaaagtagagaggttgtttccgaaaaaACTTCGGCTCAAGAAAACGGAAAAGACAAGAAGAGAAGGGAGAGgacaatatattagtaccatcaaaCAGAAACTAAAGAAATAATGACAACATCATAAAAACTAGAAAATAATTGAAATGCAATAACAAAACCAGAAAATAAGTCCCGATGATATACACAACGAAAGGATAGTGTGAACACAATATTAACCACTAGCAGTCTAAGGCCAACCCTATCAAACTAGCATCACCCCCGGACTCGACTACGTTCTAACCTATAACTCTAATGCTCAACcttcacaccttcctatcaaggggcATGTCCTAGGAAATCTACAGCAAcaccatgtcctgtctgatcacctctccccaatacttcttatgCCGCCCTCTACCTATTCTCGTACCCGCCAAGGCCAAACGCTCTCACCTCCTCACCGAAGCATAAAGGCTTCTCCTCCCCATGTGCCCGAACAACCTGAGTCTCGCTTCTCGCATTTTGTCGTCCATaggagccacacccaccttctcctgAATAACtctattcctaatcttatccatcctagtatgGTCGCACATCCACCTTAGTCTCCTCATTTATGCTGCTTTCATCTTCTGAATACGagagttcttaactggccaacactctgccccatacaataTGGCCGGTCTAACCATAGAATTTACCTTTGAGTAACAGCGGCACTTTCTTGTCATTCATAACTCCTGAATCCTGATGCTAACCTCTATTTTATCCATCCCACCCATATACGGTGTGTGACGTCCTCGTCGATCTCTCCGTAAGATAATCGACCTTAGGTATTTAAAACTACTTCTCTTGGGGATGACATCCAAACCTCCCATCCATACCCACTTCCCCCAACTCGGCGCCGAACTTGCACTCCAGATATTatgtcttagtcctgctcaacttaaAACCCATAgactcaagggcatgtctccaaacctccagcttGTCACTAACACTGCCTCGCGTCTCATCAAGACGtcagcgaataacatacaccatgacacCTCCCATTAAATATGGTGTGTCaatgcgtccatcaccagggcaaataagaacgggttGAGTGCAGATCCTTAGTGTAACCCGTAACAATCGAAAAATGCTCTGAGTCGCCTcccactgtcctaacccgagtttTAGCTCCATCATCCATGTCCTTGATCGCTCTAATGTAAGCTACTGTCACACCTTTTGCCTctaggcatctccagagaacctCCTTATAGACCTTGTCATATACTTTCTCTAAGtaaataaacaccatgtgcagatccttcttcctatccctatactgatccaccaacctcctaataaggtggataacttccgtagtcgaacgacccggcatgaacccgagctggttgtcggatacagaaATAATCCTCCTCACCCTTACTTCCACCACCCTTCCCcgtcgctctgcccctactcatcttacgcatagcccccacGACCTCATCGACCTTAATGTGCATACTCAAACTCTCGGAGACTCTCTAAATGCCCTAGatcgcctagcacaatatccccgTCCCCTTCTCCATTCAGAAGTTCatgaaagtaagtctgtcatCTCTGCTTAATCTAAGCCTCCCCCATCAACACTCTACCGTCCTCGtatttgatgcacctcacttggtccaggtcccgagccttcctctctctcgtgTTAGCCAGCCAAAATAAATTCTTATCTCCACCTTTTTCCCCTGTTCCTCGTACAGACGACCAAACGCTGCGGTCTTAGCTTCCGTAACCGCCAACTTAGCCTCCTTCCTCACTACCTTATACCTCTCTTTGTTCACCCCCCTCTCCTCCTCGCTTGTGCTCCCTACTAACTTCAGGTATGatgccttcttcgcttccactttgcCTTAATATTAAAGAAATAATGTAGTTCTTTTTAATATAGCTCAATTATCAAAAAGCATTTAATAAGGGTAACTTAGTAAACTATACCTTATATTTATTGTTTTCTTAATAGACGTAAAAAGAGCTAAAACGACAGTTAAAATGAGACGGATGAAGTAAAAGAAAGGtaataaaattacataatttGAAGACATGAAAGGAGAGTAAGATTTTGAAAAGTTCCACTCTACTAATTGAAATTCTTCTAGGCATGTACCAAAGCACACCGCAAAAGAGCAATTGACTTAACCATTAGTCTTATatcccgtttggccaagctgcagaaatcagcttattttgagaagtactttttttcaaaagtgtttttctcaaaagtacttttggtgagaagtagtttgtgtttggctaattagtttgaaaagcacttctgagcaccaattagtgtttgaccaagctttaaaaaattacttctaagtgtatttttctcaaaaatgctacttttttctgcttctgcttctcctcaaaagtactttttttccctccaaaagcttggccaaacacatcaatttttggccaaaaagtacttttgtaaaagaaaaaaaaagcacttATGGCCAAaaagaaacttggccaaacaggctatagtCTCAAACAAGCCGAGTCAGTTATATATCTGACCAGTTCATAGATGGTGCAAGACATACAATAATTCCCTACCATAACTTTGTGACTCCAAATAAAAAGGGGAAACCAAGAATATATCAACACTTGCAAGTCACATGAAGTAGGTCAAAACACTACTCTATATTTCTATAtacaacaccctactagaattgTCTCTACAAAAGATTCCGTGGATGCCCATGATCACCCTTTCAAATGAACTATTTACTCTTGAAGTGCAGCAGCGAAATATTCATCCCTTAAATCCTGCTATCTTAAGGGGCCGGATATATTAAAGCTTGCCCATGTTCTGCAAAATTCAGCGTGCTGTTCGTTGGTTATTCTCCATTATGCTGCAGAAAAAGTGGTGTTGGTTAAAGAGTAAATGATAGGACATTAACCCGAAATATGTACAGATTAAAGTCATCAACAACAAGCACTAACAGCAAGAATCAAATGTAAAAACTAAATGTCAAACTGTTAAAGTAGAGATGTGATGTATGATCCTGCGAGTGATTTGAAATTTAGGCAAGCATGCTACGGTACACCTGTCCTGTTAACGTTTATCTACATTTCGACTTTAGGTAAGGATACATAAGTTTCATGTTGGGTTAAACAGATAATGTGGTCTCATCTGTAACTAAGAAATTTTCTGCAGTCACCATGCGCCAAAACCATGACCAAGAAGCCCGTGCTTCTGCTTACCTTGGTACTAAGGATAAcaacatctctctctctcttaattttattttatattatgtgtttgtgtgtgtgttgtTGATAAGTAACAACCACCTCTTTCTGTAGATACCTTTCATGAGAACATGATCCAGGTCATTCCCCATCTTTAAAGCCAATTCACTTACATCCTCCTGTGAACTTCTAAAGCTAAAGAAGTGCTACTATATAACCACTTGGTATCTAAACTACTTTAATAGTATCTCTGATTCTCATAAATCGCTCCTCTGTAGGCCAAAGCTACTCCCTTGTGACAGCAGACTATTGGCACCTAGTTTCCTAATACATAATGTCTATGATGAAACCTCCAAGACGTCTCACCATAAGGAAGGATCCTCATACATAGAAAAGGATCCAATGAATTTGAAATGATTAAACAAACCTCATTTTGGGAGGGTGAGAACATTAAATAATATCAGAAGTGCAAAAATGATCAAAGAATTTTTGGCCCCAAAGAACTCTAAGGTACGGAAGAAGCAAGGATTCTCGTTTGTTGCCGTGGAATTAGTTTTCTAAATATGTTATCTTGCTATTACTACTTGTTATCGGTACCCGTTTCATATTCTCTGTTGCTATCTTcgatttagttttctaattatttgtcttgctattacttGCTATCAGGGCTTCTCTCAccttctttagccgagggtctatcggaaacagtctctctgcccttccagggtaggggtaaggctgcatacatcctaccctccccaaaccccacttgtggaattatattgggtggttgttgttgttgttgataagcACATGAAATTCATTGACAAAGTAAGATTTACTGGTGAGCAATACAATATGTAAATAAGTCTGTATAGCAATGTATATAGAATTACAAAGTATATCGAATACGTGCATATTTCTAATTACTTGCATTAATATATAAGTAAATTTCATGTAATTTTTTCATGGAGTTCATATAATCCTTTACCGCAAAAGAAGAAGTATTTGAGGTACGTTTCCAACTTCTTTTGAAATGATTCTTAGTTGCATTAATTGGAAAGTTCATGAAGGTCAATTCTCTAGAAAATCATATGGATCAGATAATTGAAAGGAGAGAAGTCCTCGCAAAAAGGTATTTCTGGTACATCCAAAAAAATTTGAGATGACTAAAGTTAAAAAAGGAATCATTACCCAGAAGGTGTATGTTAGGTAGGCATCCAACTTCGCCATGGCTACAACAAGTAACATTTATTAGTAACATATTCCACATATTCAGTTAGCTGACCCTTCTTCATTCTcaggaaaaagaaattgaaggTCTTCATTGTCCCTGTACACTTGCACCAGAGCAGCTGCTTTATACGCAAACAACCCAACCATAGCAGGAACCAGCTGTTAAGATcccaaaaatatgtcacattaaCTTATGAAAAACCACAACCAGATGAATCAAACAGAGGATAGCTTAAATAAGTCAAGATTCTAAAGGTTTAAATAGGTGTTGATTTAAATGCTGTAAATGTACACAGCATCACCTGGAAATCAAAAAGATCATGGGCAAAATGCTGACACAATTCCCACAATCCATATATTGCTGCAGGAAACACAAGCCTGGGAGATGAAAGAGCGATACTGCTGCCTTTAACCGATCTCTCAAAAAAATCCTGCAGATCTTGGCTTCGTATTCCAATTCTGAGGGGAAGAAATATCAGATCACTTCAGTCAGTGAGGTTCACCATTCTCATGTGGAGCATAACCAAATGAAGACATAGTTATGGAATTacttttttagtttctttttcttaaaaatctCAGGAACTGTCTCTTGTGAGAGGTTGTCTGCATGTTGGCAGAGGAGCTGCAGGTACACGTAACTGCATAAGAAATTACAGACAACATTACCAGAAAGAAATAAGCCGAGTCGAATATGATATGGCCAATTTTATCGAAACATATCCTCAAGAAAAGAGAACAGTTGAAATGTGAAGATCCTATCACAACTAAGTACTGTAAGGTCTAGATGATGTAAAAGCATATTTCTTAATATTATAAGCTATCCATTTTTTACTGCCCATATGTGCCAAACTAGGTTGTTTACAAGTACTAGGATGATCTATAAACAGGATAGATAGAGTAAAAAATAATTCTAAATCATACCTGAAAACAACTCCAGTTGCATAGCTCAAAGCCGCCTATGGATTAAACAAGTAAATCTGTCAGTCCACTGCAGATGCAGGTTTATACTAACCTGGGACCTCTTTCATAAGGTAGACAAGATAAATAACCCAGTGAAAAAGGAATAACAAAACAAATTTTAGTCAATAAAGCAGTGGAAATGTAAAGAAATTTGCAATAGGAACAAAAATTGGGCATCAATGGTGACTGCAGCTGTTGTGAGATGTTCTACTAAGTTGATAGGGTGGTTTATTATAAGAAGAGACTGTAAAAGAGAGTATGAAACTCGGAGGCTCACTCTCTCCATTATAAGCTTTCCCAATTGCAGTAAATCAATCACCTATTGTGATATACATGCATGTGCGCTCACTGCTCCCACAGCTAAAGTGAAGATTTAGGTTAATATAGCACAAGTAAGCATGGCCATTAATGTTTTTTTTCTTATAAGTACCATGGCCACTAATGCTTCTAAAGGTTAAACTATATGCCTTCTATTATAGAATGTCTCGACCTCAGAACCTCTTCTACCAAATACCTGGACTGATAAAGCTACCAAACAATATCCACTGCAAGCAGTTCCAATGCCCACGGTTAAGTAAAGTAGCTCCTTCTTAAGCTGCAAGAGAAACAGAAAATGTTTTATACCTTGTAGATTTAGAACATAAGATAGCTCATTTGCAGATATCTTTTCTGTGCGCTTCAACAATCTTTTAATTGGGATACAATTTCATTGAACCATGCTTTCATAGTGAGAGTTAACATTTGAAATCTTTTCCTTGTCACTTTCATATACTCTAAGCAGCAGGTGAAATGTTATCTAGGTATAGCCTAAGGTGCCTTCTACTTAAGAACTCCCATCTTTCATGCTTTATGACACGAAATTCCAGCCAGCAACTGCAAGAATGTGCAAGCACCATAAATAAGTAGAGGTCTTGTAAATCACTCAACAGCTCAGACTAAgagtctgtttggccaagcttctgggaggccaaaagtacttttttccctcaaagaagtactttttaaaaaatttaaattgtttGGCCAATACAGAGAAGTACTTTTGGCCAGCAGCAGAAGCAATTTTtttgcttttgggaagaagctgaaaattctagcttcttccaagaagcaaaagcagaagtagaaaattaatttattcaagacaaaattatcctcaacataaatttatattttccaaattatcacttactaaattttttttttattttcaattttgtttataatttttaccatttaaaaaaaatgaaaaggtctgcgtacacactaccttccctatacaccacggtgtgggataatactaggtatgttgttgttgttaccaatttttttttttaaattaaagacATTATATACATGAATCATATTGTAACTTTCCAAATTCTTTATTGACtttcttgtttttgattttttctttgtgtaatgtcttgtaactttccaaattatcttctttttttctcacACTAAAGCAAATTATCTACATCCTTCTTTGGATTATCAATTTTCTTCCTACAAATAATCGTTTATAATTTCTTCTGTTATATGCTATTAGTGCCCGAATCTTTAAAACAGTTATTAAATCTAATTTGTGAAAATTACCTACAAATATGTAATAAATTTACAATTGCATCACATAATCTATCtattctatatattattaaaagaagaaaaaacatcCACATTAAGCCAAGTGTGCAGCCTCACAATAGGCCACTTGGCAATTTAAGACAAAGTTAGTAAGGTTATgtaataattagtttcttttggaatttaaattttaaaaataaataaactatacaCTATAtattgttaataattagttactctttttgaatttgaatttaaacatacttaactatttttttaacgaatttttttatttttatatatttaaaattatttctattttacgCTCAATACTATCTTTCAAGTTTGACACACAGAATCATCTAGTTATAACTACCATGGCTATACATAATTTCATCTGACTGATAAAAAATTCAACTATTATGTTAATGAAGACATTACTGCAGAAATTGAGGAAGGAGATGGGCCTTCTGATATTTCTTTAGAAATGCGAGGCAAGTCTTCTACTAATATGGAGGCGTTGTGTGATAGAAGTAGAGATGAAATTGTTGAGAAATATTATCATGTGTGAGTGACTTTACTTATTATTTCATGATGGATTATCAATATATAGTAATTTGTGGATATAGGCTTCTAATTCATACTGAATATTGTATTTTGATTATTCAAATCATCATGTAACCATAAGTAATTATACTAGATAATATTATATGCTTTGGTATAACTATATAAGTAAaattgatttaaatctttaatatgtttGATTACTTTatgttttaattaaataaaataaaaataataaaagtttcTTACGATAAATATTTAAGTTCATTTTTCTCTCTAAAAAATTATAAGACCTTGGTACTAtcttttttggtaattttgacactcaaaagcactttttagaaagattggccaaacacaatTTGTTTACCAAATGTTGCGAAAGGTACTTCTTAAATGAATTGGCCAAAcagaaactacttttttttttttcaaaagtacttatgaaaaaagtacttttcaaaataaacagATTTTGGCAACTTGGTCAAACGGGCtctaatagcttgtttggccaagct is from Nicotiana tabacum cultivar K326 chromosome 18, ASM71507v2, whole genome shotgun sequence and encodes:
- the LOC107784969 gene encoding uncharacterized protein LOC107784969 translates to MNSISYIRTEMLPLCFSNHSQFLSPLTSPPRRCRDHPRFTTTLSVLKTSRPVSEVAVDDVFQDFLRERELNGDIISRISDRIWLRNVVNFDSLEAGNCATEATQSLEVSGEDNEGGFLKLKSTKEWLSGDATAPVNKKRTLKEIQDDRERRKRLNFLRYEALKKELLYLTVGIGTACSGYCLVALSVQAALSYATGVVFSYVYLQLLCQHADNLSQETVPEIFKKKKLKKIGIRSQDLQDFFERSVKGSSIALSSPRLVFPAAIYGLWELCQHFAHDLFDFQLVPAMVGLFAYKAAALVQVYRDNEDLQFLFPENEEGSAN